Below is a genomic region from Planctomycetota bacterium.
GCGCCGACGATGATGATCAACTGGGCGAGGGCGGCGGCCCCCTTCGCCGCCAGATGCCTATAGAAGATGATCGGCAGCAGGAGATACAGCAGGCCGTAACCCGCGTCGGAGATGAGGATGGCCGAGAAGATCGGCAGGGCGATCATGAAGGCCGCCGAAACGTCGAACTCGCGGTACCCCGGCACGGTGCCGAGGATCTTGAACAACCCCCCCATCGGCCTGGCCCACCAGGGATACCGCACCAGCGTCGGGGGCTCGTCCTCGTCGGAAGGGGGCATGGAGCGGACCGCGGCGGGGAGGCCGGCGGCTTCGAGGCCGGCGGACAGGTCCGCCGCCCGCTCCTCGGGGACCCAGCCCTGGAGGGCGTAAAGATGCTCATCGCCCCGGCCGCTGCGTGAGGCCACCGTCCAGTCGGCCTGGCTCTGGAGCCGCGCACGCTCTTTCCGGACGGCCGGGACGCCGTGGGCGAGGGCGGCCAGGCGCCGGGCGCCCCGGTGCAGGTCGGCGTCGAGACGAGCGGCCTCCTTGCGGAGCGCGGGACGATCCTCGGCCGGCGCGGCCAGTTCCGTCGAGCCCTCGGGCACGGTCGGCTCCTGGGCGCGGTCCACGACCGCGACCAGCACTTGCCGGCCGGGCCGCGGACCCAGGACGTGGACGAGTTCCGCGCGGACCTCGCCGACGCGGTCGTGCGGAACGGTGAAGAATCGCGGCAGGACCCCCGCCCGGCGGAGTGATTCGATCTGGTCTATTCGCACGTCGCCCCAGGGCTCCAGATGCAGGATCCGCCGGTGCAGGGCCGTCAGGCGGGACTGCGTCTCGGCCGCCTGGCGCTGGATCTGAAGGGTCTCGGCGACGGCGTCGGCGGCCGAGACGGTCGGCGCGGGGCCCGCCGGCTCCAGGCCGCTCAGAATCTGGAGCGCCCGGTCCGTGCGTTCGATGGCGGCGGCGGTCTCGGGCCTCGGGACGGCCTGGGCGGGTTCGACGGCGGCGAGGTGTACGACGCCGAGGTCCCGCAACGCTTCCAGGAGGGGGTCGCGGTCCTCGCTCCGGCCGGCGACGAACACTTTGGCCATCCGCGCGATCATGGTGGGCTGACACCCTCCTCGCGTGGGTGATCGGTCGCGGGCGCCCGGCGCGCGTACGCCGTCGCTTCCTCGGCCACGAGTTTGCCTTTGGCGATCTTGGCGCGTCCGACGGCCGCGGTCATCTCGTCGCCCAGGTGGATGCGAATCCGCCGGATCGCTTCCCGCGCCTCGGGGATCTTGATCTTCTCAAAGAGGTTCACGCGCTGGATGACCTTCACCAGTTCGCGGTGCAGGAGACGGTGCTGGTGGTTGATGACTTCTAGTTCCGCCCGGCGCCGGCTGACGAGGCGCAGGTCCGCCAGGGCCCGGTCCACCCAGGGCGGCGTCGCGAAGAGGCTGTAGCGCGCCGGCGGGAACGTCACGGCATCGAACGTGGGAATGGTGACCCCGGCGATGTTGCGTCTGCCGGTGCGGACCTCATCGGGCGTCGCCAGACCGCGCAGGTCCAGCCCCGCGCGGTCGCGCAGGATGTCCTGGTAGGCGGCGAGGCGCGTTCGGGCGTCCTCAAGGGCCTGCTGGGCCCGGCGGCGCTCCGCCGCAATGGCGAGGACGGTCAACTGGAGTTGCTGC
It encodes:
- a CDS encoding V-type ATP synthase subunit D gives rise to the protein MAKQVRLTRPELKAQRDALARFEHYLPMLKLKQQQLQLTVLAIAAERRRAQQALEDARTRLAAYQDILRDRAGLDLRGLATPDEVRTGRRNIAGVTIPTFDAVTFPPARYSLFATPPWVDRALADLRLVSRRRAELEVINHQHRLLHRELVKVIQRVNLFEKIKIPEAREAIRRIRIHLGDEMTAAVGRAKIAKGKLVAEEATAYARRAPATDHPREEGVSPP